The Eublepharis macularius isolate TG4126 chromosome 12, MPM_Emac_v1.0, whole genome shotgun sequence genomic sequence GTTGTAATCTTTATTGTAAATTTATTGTAAatttgtacatagggcaatatatcttttggcttgcttcctttgTTGTTTTTGGTGCAACCACACACATACAACCAGTACCTTCCGTCCGGTTTCTAGTCTACCTGCACGCACATGCTTACGTTTCTTTCTCTGCGTTCAGGAATCCGGGGCTTTTAATCACATGGGAACCCCCCTCTACACACAGAGCTGGGCATCTGTAGATTCTTTCCCCAGGTTTCCTGTGGATACAAACAGTCACAGCTCAGCAGGGGAAGGCCCAAGGCTTCTAGCCTTCCTCCTTCCACACATCTCCAGAAGACCTTTGCTGTTGAGAGCGCTGCGGCAGGGAATAAGCTGGATTTGGGAGGAAGCATTTTTCCTGATTTTAATAACTTCCCCACAAAGCACTTGAAGGCTCAGAACATCCGAGATCGGGAAAGGGTGGAATTGAGATCAGAATTTGTGCCTCTAATTCCCATGTTCCTTGATAATATGAATTGTTTTGGGTAGAGTTTGCCAGTTCCctaccccctttaaaaaaaaaaccctgatagcTACATTCTGTAAATATTTATCTTCCTGATATGGAGGACAATGTGGATGCCCAGTTTTCACTGTTGAGTtgagaggcctttttaaaaatgagttctTCTGCACATTTGTAGAGCCCCAAATGGCAGAACACCCACCTTGCCTGTTGGTAGCTGGCAATTTCACTGGCCTGCTGATAGGAACAAGACCATTAACTTTGCCAACAAGTCATGTTCCTAGCCTGGGCCAGTAAACCAGTAAGAGGAGCTGATGATTCCTTTTGCACTCTGTTCTGATATAATctgatttattgttgttgtttcctAGGATCAAACATGGTGCCTCAAATAGTCCCCAAGAGCAAAGCTCCAGGAGTTGATTTCTGTGGGGTCGATGAATATTATTACATCATCCGCTCCGACCTGGGCTGCTACATGAGGTCAACCAATTTCCATGAGGGCAAAGACCTAGAAGTCTTTAGCCTGCACAATTCTTGCCGGGGTGGAGATCACTACTTAGCCCACGAGGATGACCTCTTCTATATCATCAAGGGAGACCACTATCGTCGTGTCAGTAACATGAACCAGGACAAGAGTGCTGTGGTGTACAGCCTCCATCCCAACTGTCAAGGAGGAGATCATTACCTGTCCGCCTTCGGTCACTTCTACATTATTTTTCAGAAGAAAGGCATTTACCGCAAGGTCACTAATATGAATACAGATGAAGATGCAGATGAATACACCCTTCACCCAGACTGCAGGAACGGCCTTTATTATTGGGGCTGTAAGGATTACTACTACTTCGTAAAACCCCATGATGAATGGGGCATCCAGTACTTTAAGTCCACCAACTTCCATGAAAAAGAAGATCCGAATACATTTTCCTTCCATGAAACCGTGGTCCCCTTTCTCCCTGGAGGCCTGGCCATTGCTCTTGGTGAGTGTTTTGGTAAATGGGAGGCTCTCAAGACCATCTCCAACGATTCTAACAGTCCCATCACTTGGAACAAGAAGATCACTAAGAAGGTGGGATACAAGAATTCGAAGATGAACTCCGTGGAGAATCACTGGAAGTTAAGTATGACTGCTTCATATCAGTCCGGAGCCCTTGCTGAATCAATTGCCAAATATCAGTTCAGCGTTTCCACCGAACATGGTGGGAAAAGTGTCCAAACCGAGTCGGAAGACTGGAGTGAAGCCACAGAAGTGGAAGAATCGGTTAATGTGACCCTGGAGCCCAAAAGCCAGTTGTACATATGGCAGTACCAGCTGGGCTTGGGCAAGGAGCCCATCTTGTTCTGCCGTGACATGAGGTTTACTAACGATGCCACTCCACCCACAACTATTCCTCTGCCAAAATCTTCTGATAAGTAATGGAAGGGCAGGAGTGCTGAAAGTTTTGCTCCGTGCTGGTTGCTTTTAATAAAGTTTGGGCTCATTAATGATTAGGATCTGTAGAAATTGCAGAGGCTTAGAAGTCTTTAGTGATAGGGATATAGAGAAAGTGAAGCTAAACATTCAGCGAGGATATTATTATTTGATTATAGCACAACTGTTGAGTGTTCCTAACATTCCTGAGTAGTTTGAAGACTCATAGCCATCACTACTTACTTCGAATTACCTTCTTATTAGACTCTTACAATTACTTCATGCTATTTGCTTTATTTCCAAGTATGCAGGCAGGCAAAGGGGTGTGTGAGGGAAGTAGTCAGTCCAGCATCTTTACTCGTCTTCTAGAGGGACTGATTCCAGTTTTCCTCTCTCCACTTAAGCCTCATTTGCCATAAACCATTCTTGCGTTTGCCTTCTGTAATCTTTAGTCTGACTGTTATCATGTTGATCAGCAAATTAAATAAAAGCTAGCatttctgaaaaagaaacaaatgctGTTCTACATTTTATGCGTATTCTTTTTGAAAATCCTGTCAGAACAGATTCTTTATTTGTATAATTTCAAACAATCAATGTTGGCTGCCTTCCCGCCAACCCAAAGTTTACGTGTGGGTGGCTCAGTATATAAATTCCAACTGCAGTCCTTTTTGCATATCAAAGTTTCATTTTAGTGTAACCCTATTGGGGACTGGGTTGCCAACagagggttgggaaattcctggagatttcagggtgaagcctagggagggcagggtttgggagaggAGGAATATGGATCATGGGGTGGGTTGTCATTTGCCAACCTGGGATGcttctccctgccttcacccatttTCCTACAATCTTTCCCCAAAGTTTATAGCAATGCAAAGCCTGGTGGGTGCTGTGAgggtgggaaagtttggattttctgtTCCCACTATCAGTCCCGTGCAGTCCTTGTACTAAGAGCCtttttagtgtagtggttaggaacgTCTGAGTCTAATCTAGAGgaaaggtttgattccccattcctctgcttgaagccagctgggtgaccttggaaaaaggaaaaggaaagagaactGTTCCTGGGACTGCTGTACAGGGAAGAGGAGTAAAAAGAAGGTGTGTGTCAGGGCGAGGGTCCATTCCCCCAAGCCTACAACCATACAGAGAAGAAAACCAAAGAAAGAGAGTTCAAAGGAGCTTCAGAAAGAACACACCTGCTCACaggaaacacacaaacacaataacaacaacaacattcgatttatataccgcccttcaggacaacttaatgcccactcagagtggtttacgaagtgttattattaccccacaacaatcaccctgtgaggtgggtggggctgagagagctccagagaactgtgactcgcccaaggtcacccagctggctttgtggaggagtggggaatcaaacccggctctccagattagagtcccgtgctcttaaccactacaccaaacaggaacACTGCAAGGTCATTGTGAAATAATCCACATTCCTGTGTGTCCCTCAGctaaaaaaggcaaagcaaataCTTTTCTGTCTCATAGTTGCACTTCATCAGCAAGT encodes the following:
- the LOC129340279 gene encoding uncharacterized protein LOC129340279; translated protein: MVPQIVPKSKAPGVDFCGVDEYYYIIRSDLGCYMRSTNFHEGKDLEVFSLHNSCRGGDHYLAHEDDLFYIIKGDHYRRVSNMNQDKSAVVYSLHPNCQGGDHYLSAFGHFYIIFQKKGIYRKVTNMNTDEDADEYTLHPDCRNGLYYWGCKDYYYFVKPHDEWGIQYFKSTNFHEKEDPNTFSFHETVVPFLPGGLAIALGECFGKWEALKTISNDSNSPITWNKKITKKVGYKNSKMNSVENHWKLSMTASYQSGALAESIAKYQFSVSTEHGGKSVQTESEDWSEATEVEESVNVTLEPKSQLYIWQYQLGLGKEPILFCRDMRFTNDATPPTTIPLPKSSDK